In a genomic window of Ralstonia nicotianae:
- a CDS encoding carboxymuconolactone decarboxylase family protein — MNTSASSSTDPLFQMIGAVSPVLVPYTRHRIVEELWHRPGLQPRDRAIVTLSVLVSRNASNAYDHYLNKALDSGLKPSELSELLTHLAFYASFAYSFGAVAVLKGIFEARGITVDALPEVSPALLAAEEALPGAAKRTAFLEANVAPASQALLHFTDALLNHEVWLRPGLATRDRALATIASLAAQGQADVLPTYLERALASGVTKEAIGELLAHVAFYGGWGNAIQAASAVSRYWSDSAAG, encoded by the coding sequence ATGAACACAAGCGCATCATCAAGCACCGATCCGCTGTTTCAGATGATCGGCGCGGTTTCTCCGGTTCTCGTGCCTTACACCCGGCACAGGATCGTCGAAGAACTCTGGCACCGCCCAGGGCTCCAGCCGCGCGACCGCGCGATCGTCACGCTTTCCGTGCTGGTTTCCCGAAACGCGTCCAACGCCTATGACCACTACCTCAACAAGGCGCTCGACAGCGGGCTAAAGCCGAGCGAGCTTTCCGAGTTGCTGACCCACCTGGCGTTCTATGCGAGCTTTGCGTACTCGTTCGGCGCAGTGGCCGTGCTCAAGGGCATCTTCGAGGCACGCGGCATCACCGTCGATGCGCTTCCCGAGGTTTCTCCCGCTTTGCTTGCGGCAGAAGAGGCGCTGCCAGGCGCGGCAAAACGGACCGCGTTCCTGGAGGCCAACGTCGCGCCTGCTTCACAGGCCTTGCTGCACTTCACCGATGCGCTGCTCAATCACGAGGTCTGGCTGAGGCCGGGCCTGGCGACGCGCGACCGCGCACTTGCCACGATCGCTTCCCTGGCAGCGCAAGGGCAGGCGGACGTGTTGCCGACCTATCTGGAGCGCGCGTTGGCAAGCGGTGTCACCAAGGAAGCAATCGGTGAGCTGCTGGCGCATGTTGCCTTCTATGGCGGATGGGGCAACGCGATCCAGGCGGCTTCCGCCGTGAGCAGATATTGGAGCGACAGCGCCGCCGGATAA
- a CDS encoding cyclophilin-like fold protein: protein MKVRLTTVDGKIITATLNDSATAQDFAALLPLTLSLDDYAATEKIAYLPRRLSTAGVPDGFTPSVGDITYYAPWGNLAIFHKDFRYSEKLVSLGQIDSGMESLRRGGVLKVTIERIEK from the coding sequence TTGAAGGTTCGCCTGACCACGGTCGACGGCAAGATCATCACTGCGACGCTAAATGACAGCGCGACTGCACAGGACTTTGCCGCGCTGCTTCCGCTGACGTTGTCTCTCGATGACTACGCGGCGACTGAGAAGATTGCCTATTTGCCGAGGAGGCTATCCACGGCTGGCGTTCCTGATGGTTTCACGCCTTCGGTGGGCGACATCACCTATTACGCCCCTTGGGGCAATCTAGCGATCTTCCACAAGGATTTTCGCTACTCGGAGAAGCTCGTCAGCCTAGGCCAAATCGATTCAGGCATGGAGAGTCTGAGGCGGGGCGGGGTGCTTAAGGTGACGATAGAACGCATTGAGAAATAG
- a CDS encoding c-type cytochrome, whose translation MYKTCLSLILAWMGASAQASDALASRYACVACHQPAVKTVGPSWSDIAAKYADGSKSAEQLAASIKRGGSGNWGPVPMPAQPALSDADALALAKWVLGKHQPKS comes from the coding sequence ATGTACAAAACATGTTTGTCGTTGATTCTGGCCTGGATGGGCGCAAGCGCTCAGGCCAGCGACGCGCTGGCATCGCGGTACGCATGTGTTGCCTGCCACCAACCGGCCGTGAAAACCGTCGGCCCGTCGTGGAGCGACATCGCCGCCAAATACGCAGACGGCAGCAAGAGCGCCGAGCAACTGGCCGCTTCCATCAAGCGCGGAGGTTCTGGCAATTGGGGGCCGGTACCCATGCCTGCGCAGCCTGCGCTTTCCGATGCGGATGCCCTGGCGCTTGCCAAGTGGGTGCTTGGCAAGCATCAGCCGAAATCGTGA
- a CDS encoding XdhC family protein, with the protein MQGVDLQVLAAARQWAAEGRRFALVTVARTWGSAPRPPGSWLALREDGLVQGSVSGGCVEDDLIARMRDGCLCGSLPFVCRYGVTKDEATRFGLPCGGTLELVVEPAPDVALLKALAERLARRELVLRHVDVARGTTSITSAQRDSALTWDGTRLTMVYGPQWRLLIVGAGQVSRYLAQMAQALDYDVTVCDPREEYGPTWDVPGARLATTMPDDTLLAMAPDARCAVVALTHDPKLDDMVLLEALRSPAFYVGALGSHLNSMRRRERLAQYFDFTEEALARLHGPVGLPIGSHTPPEIAVAILAEMTAVKNGAALPVTRTTAATQTDHASACDVP; encoded by the coding sequence ATGCAAGGCGTTGATCTACAGGTACTGGCCGCCGCACGGCAATGGGCGGCCGAGGGGCGGCGCTTTGCGCTTGTGACGGTGGCACGGACCTGGGGGTCGGCGCCGCGCCCGCCCGGCTCATGGCTAGCCCTGCGCGAAGACGGCTTAGTGCAAGGCTCGGTGTCCGGCGGCTGCGTTGAAGACGATCTGATCGCCCGCATGCGGGACGGGTGTCTCTGCGGCAGCCTGCCGTTTGTCTGCAGGTATGGCGTGACCAAGGACGAAGCAACGCGCTTCGGCCTGCCCTGTGGCGGCACGCTGGAACTCGTGGTGGAGCCCGCGCCGGATGTGGCATTGCTGAAAGCGCTGGCAGAGCGATTGGCCAGGCGAGAGCTGGTTCTGCGTCACGTGGATGTGGCTCGCGGAACCACCTCCATCACAAGCGCGCAGCGCGACAGTGCGCTGACCTGGGACGGTACGCGCCTGACCATGGTGTACGGCCCGCAATGGCGTCTGCTCATCGTCGGTGCTGGGCAGGTGTCGCGCTATCTCGCGCAAATGGCGCAGGCACTGGACTACGACGTTACCGTCTGCGATCCGCGTGAGGAATATGGGCCAACGTGGGATGTGCCTGGCGCGCGTCTGGCGACCACCATGCCGGACGACACGCTGCTCGCCATGGCGCCGGACGCCCGCTGCGCGGTGGTGGCGCTCACGCACGATCCGAAGCTCGATGACATGGTGCTGCTGGAAGCGCTCAGGTCCCCGGCGTTCTACGTGGGTGCCCTGGGTTCCCATTTGAACAGCATGCGCCGACGAGAACGACTTGCGCAGTACTTCGACTTCACGGAAGAGGCGTTGGCGCGCCTGCACGGCCCGGTCGGTTTGCCCATCGGCAGCCACACACCGCCCGAGATTGCCGTTGCCATTCTCGCCGAGATGACGGCCGTGAAAAACGGCGCGGCGTTGCCGGTGACACGAACGACAGCAGCGACACAGACAGATCACGCCTCTGCATGTGACGTGCCTTGA
- a CDS encoding xanthine dehydrogenase family protein molybdopterin-binding subunit, giving the protein MTNKTAHIENASRRNFLNGAMGLTLAIYLPGVAAATGAGKARSATAPALASFEPNAFVRVAADSTVTVISKHIEMGQGTYTGLATIVAEELDAAWSQVRVEGAPADAKRYNNLKFGPFQGTGGSTAIANSWEQLRQAGATARAMLVGAAAKQWQVPANEIRVEDGVVLHSRSGRKANFGQLARAAAQQPVPTDVKLKDPKDFKLIGKRAPRKDSADKTNGKARFTQDVHLPGMLTAMVAHPPRFGAKVKSFNATPAKAVQGVVDVVRIPTGVAVLAKDTWSARKGRDALQVEWDESAAFKLSSDEIFARYHELAKTPGSVARKEGDVDAAFTQPARVLRAAYDFPFLAHAAMEPLNCVVQLSPNACEIWNGEQFQSIDQTAVAALLGLKPEQVTLHMLYAGGSFGRRASKDADYVLEAVNVAKASSSRAPVKLVWTREDDMRGGYYRPAFHHALEAALDTQGRPIGWRHRLVGQSIVADTVFGGMIKDGVDPTSVEGAANLPYAIPALHVDLRTPHDIPVPSHWWRSVGSTHTAYSTETFIDELAIAAGQDPVAFRLALLQKHPRHAGALKLAADKAGWGQPLVPAADGAKRARGVAVHESFGTVVAEVAEVTIKPDGSFSVDRVVCAVDCGVVVNPDVVRAQVEGGVGYALSAALHGAITFKDGAVEQSNFHDYAPIRINEMPKVEVHIVPSAEHPTGIGEPGVPPLAPAVANAIAAATGKRVRSLPIRPEALTA; this is encoded by the coding sequence ATGACGAACAAGACCGCTCATATCGAGAACGCAAGTCGGCGCAACTTCCTGAACGGCGCGATGGGATTGACCCTGGCTATTTACCTGCCAGGCGTAGCAGCGGCGACCGGAGCCGGCAAGGCACGAAGTGCGACGGCTCCCGCGCTGGCGTCCTTTGAGCCGAATGCCTTTGTGCGCGTCGCTGCCGACAGCACCGTGACGGTCATCTCGAAACACATCGAGATGGGGCAAGGCACGTATACCGGGCTTGCCACGATCGTCGCCGAGGAGCTCGATGCTGCCTGGTCCCAGGTGCGGGTAGAGGGTGCCCCGGCCGATGCGAAACGGTACAACAACCTGAAGTTCGGCCCGTTCCAGGGAACGGGGGGCAGCACCGCCATTGCCAACTCTTGGGAGCAGTTGCGCCAAGCAGGGGCTACCGCGCGAGCCATGCTGGTTGGCGCCGCGGCCAAGCAGTGGCAAGTTCCCGCAAACGAGATCCGTGTCGAAGATGGGGTGGTGCTGCACTCGCGCAGTGGGCGTAAAGCCAACTTCGGTCAGCTTGCGCGGGCAGCCGCGCAACAGCCCGTGCCGACCGACGTCAAGCTGAAAGACCCGAAGGACTTCAAACTCATCGGCAAGCGCGCACCGCGCAAAGACAGTGCAGACAAGACCAACGGCAAGGCACGCTTCACGCAGGACGTGCATCTGCCCGGCATGCTGACGGCCATGGTTGCGCACCCGCCGCGCTTTGGCGCCAAAGTGAAATCGTTTAACGCGACCCCCGCCAAGGCGGTACAAGGTGTGGTGGACGTGGTGCGGATCCCGACCGGCGTGGCCGTGCTAGCCAAGGATACCTGGAGCGCCCGTAAGGGTCGCGATGCTTTACAGGTGGAGTGGGACGAATCCGCTGCATTCAAGCTGAGCAGCGACGAGATTTTTGCCCGTTACCACGAATTGGCTAAAACGCCGGGCAGCGTGGCCCGCAAGGAGGGCGACGTCGATGCCGCGTTTACTCAACCCGCACGCGTGCTGCGTGCCGCGTACGATTTTCCCTTTCTGGCACATGCGGCCATGGAGCCATTGAACTGCGTCGTGCAACTCAGCCCGAATGCGTGCGAGATCTGGAACGGCGAGCAATTCCAGTCGATTGACCAGACTGCCGTGGCTGCGTTGCTCGGTCTGAAGCCGGAGCAGGTCACGCTCCACATGCTCTACGCCGGCGGCAGCTTCGGCCGGCGCGCCAGCAAGGACGCAGACTACGTGCTCGAAGCCGTGAATGTCGCCAAGGCGAGCAGCAGCCGCGCACCGGTCAAGCTGGTCTGGACACGCGAAGATGACATGCGGGGCGGCTATTACCGTCCGGCGTTTCATCACGCACTGGAAGCGGCGTTGGATACGCAAGGGCGTCCGATTGGTTGGCGCCATCGGCTGGTGGGGCAATCCATCGTGGCCGATACGGTGTTCGGCGGCATGATCAAGGACGGTGTCGACCCGACGTCGGTGGAGGGCGCGGCCAACTTGCCGTATGCCATTCCGGCCCTGCACGTCGATTTGCGCACGCCGCACGATATTCCGGTGCCCTCGCACTGGTGGCGCTCGGTGGGCTCGACCCACACGGCGTATTCCACCGAAACCTTCATCGATGAGCTGGCCATCGCAGCGGGGCAAGACCCTGTCGCCTTCAGGCTCGCGTTGCTGCAAAAGCATCCTCGGCATGCCGGGGCATTGAAGCTCGCTGCGGACAAGGCCGGCTGGGGCCAGCCGCTGGTACCTGCCGCAGATGGCGCCAAGCGGGCGCGCGGTGTGGCCGTGCACGAGTCGTTCGGGACGGTTGTGGCAGAAGTCGCTGAGGTGACGATCAAGCCCGATGGCAGCTTCAGCGTCGATCGAGTGGTCTGTGCGGTCGATTGCGGTGTCGTGGTGAATCCGGATGTGGTGCGTGCGCAGGTGGAGGGCGGCGTCGGTTATGCGCTTTCTGCTGCGCTACACGGTGCGATCACGTTCAAGGACGGTGCGGTGGAGCAATCCAATTTCCATGACTACGCGCCGATCCGCATCAATGAGATGCCGAAGGTCGAGGTGCACATCGTGCCTTCCGCCGAACACCCGACCGGCATTGGCGAGCCGGGGGTGCCGCCGCTGGCGCCAGCAGTGGCTAACGCCATTGCCGCCGCTACGGGCAAGCGGGTGCGCAGTCTGCCGATCCGCCCCGAAGCGTTGACCGCTTGA
- a CDS encoding (2Fe-2S)-binding protein encodes MITLDINGKPTHVDAAPDTPILWALRDTLQLTGTKYGCGMGLCGACTVHLDGQPIRSCSTPLSAAAGKQITTIEGVDRARVGKAVQEAWRHLDVVQCGYCQSGQIMSAVALLESNHQPTDADIDAAMAGNICRCATYVRIRAAIHDAAKRLA; translated from the coding sequence ATGATCACGCTCGACATCAATGGCAAGCCGACGCACGTCGATGCCGCTCCTGACACACCAATCCTCTGGGCGTTGCGCGACACGCTTCAACTGACCGGCACCAAATATGGCTGCGGCATGGGGTTGTGCGGTGCGTGCACGGTGCACCTGGATGGCCAGCCGATCCGTTCCTGCAGCACGCCGCTGTCCGCCGCCGCCGGCAAGCAGATCACCACCATTGAAGGCGTGGATCGTGCCCGCGTGGGCAAGGCGGTGCAGGAAGCCTGGCGGCACCTCGACGTCGTGCAATGCGGTTACTGCCAATCCGGCCAGATCATGAGCGCCGTGGCGCTGCTAGAGAGCAACCACCAACCCACCGACGCCGATATTGATGCCGCCATGGCGGGCAACATCTGCCGCTGCGCCACTTACGTTCGTATCCGCGCCGCCATTCACGATGCGGCGAAGCGCCTGGCCTAA
- a CDS encoding AraC family transcriptional regulator: MDSSGSTQQHGSTHVAALHEALAQSIGRWTEGLEDCSTSIPNLGLFRRDTAVEPCVCLVEPSVVLVAQGAKQLQVGDEAYTYDIERFLVTSLDMPAVSRVLDASPERPCLGLVFKLDLRITAELIAQSGLPPPTEPAAERGMALGTLTPLLLEPLKRLVDLLDEPEAVPVLAPLIQREIHFRLLMSDQATRLWQIASAGSQGHRIARAIDWLKVNFALPLRIDELAARVQMSTSSLHHHFRQLTTMSPLQYQKWLRLNEARRLMLNEHLDAATAAFRVGYESPSQFSREYSRLFGQPPKRDIEGLLRKAEDASYSQAVANA; encoded by the coding sequence ATGGACTCCTCGGGCAGCACACAGCAACACGGCAGCACGCACGTCGCGGCATTGCATGAAGCACTGGCACAGTCCATCGGGCGATGGACCGAGGGGCTGGAAGACTGTTCAACATCGATCCCCAACCTGGGGCTTTTCCGGCGGGACACTGCCGTGGAGCCGTGCGTATGCCTGGTGGAGCCCAGTGTTGTTCTGGTTGCTCAGGGCGCCAAGCAACTACAGGTGGGTGATGAGGCATACACCTATGACATTGAGCGTTTTCTGGTCACATCGCTGGATATGCCCGCCGTTTCGCGCGTATTGGATGCCAGCCCGGAGAGGCCATGCCTGGGGCTGGTGTTCAAGCTCGACTTGCGGATCACCGCGGAGCTGATCGCACAGAGCGGCCTGCCGCCACCGACCGAGCCCGCTGCAGAACGAGGCATGGCGCTGGGTACCCTCACGCCGCTCCTGCTGGAGCCGCTGAAGCGATTGGTTGATTTGCTGGACGAGCCGGAGGCCGTTCCGGTACTTGCGCCGCTCATCCAACGTGAAATTCATTTCCGCCTGCTGATGAGTGACCAGGCGACACGCCTGTGGCAGATCGCGTCGGCAGGCAGCCAGGGACACCGGATTGCCAGGGCAATAGACTGGCTGAAGGTGAATTTCGCCCTGCCGCTTCGAATCGACGAACTTGCAGCACGGGTACAAATGAGTACCTCTAGCCTCCATCACCATTTCCGTCAGCTCACCACCATGAGCCCGCTGCAGTATCAGAAATGGCTGCGGCTAAACGAGGCACGGCGCTTGATGCTCAATGAGCATCTGGATGCGGCAACGGCCGCCTTCCGCGTCGGCTACGAAAGTCCTTCGCAGTTCAGTCGCGAATACAGTCGCCTGTTTGGTCAGCCGCCCAAGCGTGATATTGAGGGACTGCTTCGCAAGGCCGAGGACGCGAGCTATTCGCAAGCGGTGGCCAACGCCTAA